Proteins encoded in a region of the Oenanthe melanoleuca isolate GR-GAL-2019-014 chromosome 27, OMel1.0, whole genome shotgun sequence genome:
- the LOC130263925 gene encoding olfactory receptor 1019-like produces MENHTRISEFTLAGFKSQPGSQVLLSVLFSTMYIVTVVGNICMILIIRMDSSLHTPMYFFLENLSTLDICYSSVITPRATLAFLLGRRSISYNGCASQMFFFSLFGTTEAFFLAVMAYDRFTAVCNPLLYQVIMSRRLCVLMVMGSYLSGCINCTIQTSFTFSLSFCGHTEINHFFCEVAAVIHASCSDTLVNELVMLAVCGSIIVGTALVVFISYGYIIITIVQMPSAESRHKAFSTCSSHMITICLFFGTVFFMYAQPGAAASSNKTNTISVFYTIVIPMLNPFIYTLRNREVKRSLKKQLERKGFFKTPLQELRMNTVSNLIQILRM; encoded by the coding sequence ATGGAAAACCACACCAGGATAAGTGAGTTCACTTTGGCTGGGTTCAAATCCCAGCCAGGATCACAAGTCCTCCTCTCTGTTCTCTTCTCCACCATGTACATTGTCACTGTAGTGGGAAACATCTGCATGATTCTCATCATCAGGATGGACTCCAGCCTGCACACTCCAATGTACTTCTTCCTGGAGAACCTGTCCACTTTGGATATCTGTTATTCCTCTGTCATCACTCCCAGGGCAACACTGGCATTCTTACTGGGCAGAAGAAGCATTTCCTACAATGGCTGTGCCTCTCAGATgttcttcttctctctctttggCACCACAGAAGCGTTCTTCCTGGCCGTGATGGCTTACGATCGCTTCACGGCCGTCTGCAACCCCCTGCTCTACCAGGTCATTATGAGCAGAAGGCTTTGTGTTCTCATGGTGATGGGCTCTTATCTGTCAGGCTGCATCAACTGCACCATCCAGACAAGCTTCACCTTCAGTTTGTCCTTTTGTGGGCACACAGAAATCAACCACTTCTTCTGTGAGGTTGCTGCAGTGATCCACGCCTCCTGTTCCGACACTCTTGTCAATGAACTCGTCATGCTGGCTGTGTGTGGATCAATCATTGTGGGCACTGCCTTGGTGGTTTTTATCTCCTATGGTTATATAATCATCACAATAGTCCAAATGCCTTCAGCTGAAAGCAGGCACAAGGCCTTCTCCACCTGCTCCTCTCACATGATAACAATCTGCTTGTTCTTTGGGACAGTTTTCTTCATGtatgctcagcctggagctgcagcttcaTCCAACAAAACCAACACCATCTCAGTCTTCTACACTATTGTTATTCCCATGCTAAACCCTTTCATTTACACCCTCCGAAACAGGGAGGTAAAAAGGTCTCTGAAAAAACAGTTAGAAAggaaagggttttttaaaaccCCTTTACAGGAGCTGAGAATGAACACAGTGTCCAATTTGATACAGATACTTAGAATGTAA